One Argiope bruennichi chromosome 5, qqArgBrue1.1, whole genome shotgun sequence DNA segment encodes these proteins:
- the LOC129969454 gene encoding uncharacterized protein LOC129969454 isoform X1 has product MKLLVLFAAGAIIGSVCCDNECFKSIFSVCQKKFVPGMPELCNDLKPRYDCFADRAVECKMGLAKDANQVKQIIAETCTEGTILNKLVKKEKKCFQDAFMDQKCSDPIVAVLNGASNFKEIVLKNKEACKLLEFYSECIVERVVHYCGPNSKDLFSYLFDRLFKLGRSMCNDVILPADENDESFGNLGQLDAFNFIIPFFMYP; this is encoded by the exons ctaTAATCGGTTCAGTGTGCTGCGATAATGAGTGTTTCAAATCGATATTTTCTGTCTGCCAAAAAAAGTTCGTTCCTGGAATGCCCGAACTTT GCAATGATCTGAAGCCACGATATGACTGCTTTGCTGACAGAGCCGTAGAATGCAAGATGGGACTCGCAAAGGATGCCAATCAAGTTAAACAGATAATTGCAGAGACATGCACGGAAGGAACGATATTGAACAAAC ttgtgaagaaggaaaaaaagtgtTTCCAAGATGCTTTTATGGACCAGAAGTGCAGTGATCCAATTGTAGCTGTTCTAAATGGCGCatccaattttaaagaaatcgtaCTTAAAAATAAAGAGGCATGCAA ATTGTTGGAATTTTATTCAGAATGCATCGTTGAGAGGGTGGTCCATTATTGTGGACCGAATAGTAAGGATTTGTTCTCTTATTTGTTTGATCGTCTTTTCAAACTAGGAAGAAGTATGTGCAACGATGTCATTTTACCAGCAGACGAGAATGATGAGAGTTTCGGCAATTTAGGACAACTCGATGCTTTCAACTTTATTATACCCTTTTTCATGTACCCTTGA
- the LOC129969454 gene encoding uncharacterized protein LOC129969454 isoform X2, with protein sequence MPELCNDLKPRYDCFADRAVECKMGLAKDANQVKQIIAETCTEGTILNKLVKKEKKCFQDAFMDQKCSDPIVAVLNGASNFKEIVLKNKEACKLLEFYSECIVERVVHYCGPNSKDLFSYLFDRLFKLGRSMCNDVILPADENDESFGNLGQLDAFNFIIPFFMYP encoded by the exons ATGCCCGAACTTT GCAATGATCTGAAGCCACGATATGACTGCTTTGCTGACAGAGCCGTAGAATGCAAGATGGGACTCGCAAAGGATGCCAATCAAGTTAAACAGATAATTGCAGAGACATGCACGGAAGGAACGATATTGAACAAAC ttgtgaagaaggaaaaaaagtgtTTCCAAGATGCTTTTATGGACCAGAAGTGCAGTGATCCAATTGTAGCTGTTCTAAATGGCGCatccaattttaaagaaatcgtaCTTAAAAATAAAGAGGCATGCAA ATTGTTGGAATTTTATTCAGAATGCATCGTTGAGAGGGTGGTCCATTATTGTGGACCGAATAGTAAGGATTTGTTCTCTTATTTGTTTGATCGTCTTTTCAAACTAGGAAGAAGTATGTGCAACGATGTCATTTTACCAGCAGACGAGAATGATGAGAGTTTCGGCAATTTAGGACAACTCGATGCTTTCAACTTTATTATACCCTTTTTCATGTACCCTTGA